The sequence below is a genomic window from Felis catus isolate Fca126 chromosome A2, F.catus_Fca126_mat1.0, whole genome shotgun sequence.
ACGATGGTGAAGATGAGCCGGACCGTCCGGTGGTGCCGTTTGGACCGCGAGCGGAACAGGGTCCTGAGAATCTCCACGTAGCAGAACAGGATGATCCCGACGGAGAGCAGGAAGATGATGTTGTGCTGGTAGACCGAGGCTATGAACCATCTGACTTCCGAATAGTTGCAGCCCGAAGGAAACACCTTGTGGAAGATGGCATCGATGATTGAGGACAGGATGCTGGTCGCCCACACGGCCGCGGTCACCAGCACACGGCACTGGAGGGTGTGGACGCGCATGGACGAGAGGGGCCTCACCACCGACACGTAGCGGTGGACGGTCATGATGGTCAAGAAGAAGATGCTGCTGTAGAGGCTGATGGAGAAGATCATGTTGAGGAGCTTGCAGAGGAAgtcccccagcacccagccccagTGGTACCCCAGGATCCACACCGGCAACAAGAAGGAGAAGGCCACGTCTGAGAGGCACAGGTTGAGGATAAAGACGTTGGTGAGGGACTCCAGGCTCTCGAACTTCACCAGGACCCACAACACCAGGCTGTTGCCCACCAGGCTGAGGAGAAACACCAGGAAGTACAGGATGGTGGTGCTGAGGGTGGCAAAGGCGAAGTTCTTGCTCTCACACAGAAAGCTCTGATCGTCATACTCAAAAGGAGTGGTGGACTCTGGGATGCCTGAGGGCTCCATCTAGACATGGAGAGCATCTGAAATGAAAGAGATGAGGAGTTTCGAGCCACATGGTTAGGCGAGGATCGATAGGACCCACGTTATAAAAAAGGgtggtccaggggcgcctgggtggctcagtcagttgagcatctgacttcagctcaggtcgtgatctcacggtccatgagttcgagccccgcgtcgggctctgtgctgacagctcagagcctggagcctgcttcggattctgtgtctccctctctctctgctcctcccccccctcatgctctctctctctctctctctctctctctctctcaaaaataaataaaacataaaaaagaaaaagtgtggtCCATGGTCCAGCCGCCCATCATGAACTATTTGTAATGAGACTAAGAACTTTTGCCGAAACATGAAGCCACTAAGCAAACTGTATAGTTTGgtgggcattttttttcttagccagGCTCTCTTGATGGGGGAAGTGGTGCATTCATTCACGTTCATTTACTCTGTCACAAGCCCACTTTCTCTTGAAGCCTGGCATTGGAGTAGCACTAAGCTAGACCGGTCTCCCAGTAGGTGTATGAGAAAGAGCAGCGGAGCCAGATTCAAAGAACTGAGATCAAATTTGGACCCCATGACTGTATTTCTGGGCCAGCTATCTAACCTTCCTGACCCTAaggtcctcatctataaaacagggctAAGGATCCCCACATTGTTCCTTCGTCTATTTACCAAGTGTCTAAGTGAGCGTTgactctgcctgcctgccttcctcactctgtctctccccctatcccttcctccctccctccctctctccctctttctttctttctttctttctttctttctttctttctttctttcttttctttctttctttttttctttttttcttctttctttctttctttctttctttctttctttctttctttctttctttcttccccctcctctccttccttccataaaTCCTGACGGCAAGATTGTTTCAGGAAG
It includes:
- the XCR1 gene encoding chemokine XC receptor 1, which codes for MEPSGIPESTTPFEYDDQSFLCESKNFAFATLSTTILYFLVFLLSLVGNSLVLWVLVKFESLESLTNVFILNLCLSDVAFSFLLPVWILGYHWGWVLGDFLCKLLNMIFSISLYSSIFFLTIMTVHRYVSVVRPLSSMRVHTLQCRVLVTAAVWATSILSSIIDAIFHKVFPSGCNYSEVRWFIASVYQHNIIFLLSVGIILFCYVEILRTLFRSRSKRHHRTVRLIFTIVVVYFLSWAPYNLILFLQTLLKLSVIQSCEFIQQLDYALLICRNVAFSHCCFNPVLYVFVGVKFRRHLKSLVRHFWLCRQQASSIPPHTLGTFNYEGASFF